In Rattus norvegicus strain BN/NHsdMcwi chromosome 3, GRCr8, whole genome shotgun sequence, a genomic segment contains:
- the Sptbn5 gene encoding spectrin beta chain, non-erythrocytic 5 isoform X4 has product MRTWTSAAKTRGNVQLPFTLKELQAHRLVVPSTLHHSVCDKESRAQNSALLSSSLAMDSEYEIGHVRKLQAQHTHMQEKTFINWINNIFRLGRVGIRIQNLYTELADGAHLLRLLELISGEALPAPSPGRLRVHFLENNSHALAFLRAKVPVPFIGPENIVDGDQSLILGLLWVIILRFQISHISLDREEFGASAALLSAKEALLVWCQRQTASYSNVDITDFSRSWSDGLAFNALLHAHRPDLLDYGSLSLDRPLYNLSFAFRVAEQQLGIAQLLDAEDVAARHPDERSIMTYVSQYYHYFSRLQQGQTARRRLAKVLLQLQETEVLQAQYEQLAADLLCWIEEKQMQLEAQDFPDSLPAMRQLLSAFASFRAQEKPPRLQQQGASETLLFQLQTTLRAQNRRPFLPREGLGPAELAQCWAELERVEASRSQAMQQKLLQLERLDTLARRFQCKASHRESFLNDAEQMLEQARASLTDPATVEAATQRLNMLEAGLLPQEGRFQALGEMADILQQEEYHSWADVACRQKEITGRWRRLLQCLQEERKCLAGTQAVLSLLQEVEAATDQLGELQGLAGSTACEPQLAEVVLLLQSHDLLEAQVSAHRTHVNRLVHQTAQLDSSQGTSVQTLQTKALALDELHHSLVSLVRTRRTLLEQTLQRAQFLHSCEEEEAWLQEHRQLVEKAAPGRDLTQIANALQKHKALETELHRHQAVCIDLMQRGRNLSVKEPLTQPDPLERAEAVQGIWQLLWTGAARRRTRLQTALLVGQYFSDLAEAASWLLQRQKQLESASYGKDQSDSEALLQQHLRLEQGLCAFAVDLRELEDQARAAAALVSQMVHTGTREGPRHVPPTPNVLSALGLPGEDPRTAPQAEYDFHFDSNAILQAQADLRQNYENLRALAKLHRARLEETVTLFSFYSSCRELQSWLEAQTALFQTLQPQGDNLEVTQLKYENVLMTLATGKGHWEEAISTAEQLKQRCPGHISKIQQQQEELKHRWQQLEALKEEKLLQLTRAMEVCSLLQESEPTRAQLLSVISRLEALGTRSSGDSHRTLQQTQQKVLVLEKKISYCQKATIELMESGPAEGRLLWEQVLMLQSLLKQAQGQVAQQVQVQTKDRVQRGILQESQKLLLWAEGIQAQLCSKEQLEDVASAQQLLRKHGALREETCLWKERLQQLEAQGQLVAVSGSPQFQEVASALRLLGQHSQQLKALWEQRQQKLWAGLELQRFGQEVDSFTATCASHEASLQLDNLGEDIREAQSLLQQHQGLGWLHSSLGSRAETLWARGEKLLLNHPTAVHRIRELLHSAQAQWARVQERSDQRRGQLLASLQLQEWKQAAEGLMLWMEEKWPRVADEGPQTGSNILQWHKITKSELLASHKYMEDLQQTGKELLHSNPYAQEDIQDRLQSLNHKWEELSHKTAEQGDRLPQTRQQGQLLELLQDVRGMMEHLEGALQSTETGQDLCSSRRLQTQHRQLEGKSQALASKMAALISQTHNVFTSWTILEESQKCQQRFKSLQSKLATRQQQLQASVELHKFNLLSNLELTWVAEHMPSTSPIYPAQCWHDAQSLQRKHKVLQAEVKGHVGHMHRVLSTGQSLAASGHPQAQHILEQCQKLEGHWAELEQACEGRAHCLQQAVIFQRYLLNVSEMETWVEEKLPLVSSRDYGSNEEATFGLIRKHQMLRQEIALCWGSMEDLEQRFQTLAGFEASERLVVVREKLQALQKLADDRGQELEGTLRLHEFMREAEDLQSWLDSRKQVVRGEHGFGEDHEHVLQLCTEFTKFQHQVETGAQRVETCRQLAESLLELGHSAAHKSHQRQQDLQAAWCELWQLTQAQGLLLSDAETTLRVHRDLLEILSQIQEKATNLPNDVAQDLHGVEKQLQRHEGLERELAGMEQQLQELLKAGGNVQKLCPQALATVQQKQQAVTQAWEALQLRMEQRKAQLEQAYLLVRFHTAVRDYTSWVASVHLELQMEDDSWEPSSILLRLRAHQWLWAELKAREELQEQGTKMGQQALLVARTPTKVQDGLQTLQEKRDQVFQAWALKQERLQATLQEQRLLRQGDHLVKLLTAQEAFLKASGLGSSVEEVEQLIRKLVIFQKVLALQDKKESALCEQLKMIPSPKGQNLVYHVQERRAQVKELAESRGQALRTSLMIGNFTRTATQVEDWIQERLQQLRACSPLGNLKDYLKHLRKHQAFRAEVQAHEQIVTSVAKQGEGLLSQSHPQAREVSQRLEALWDLWEKLRQAVTLQGQALEDRCNFLEFLQSADLAETWIQEKERMVDGCDVGLNLEHCLQLCRQVCKLQVTVDDTRIRRIKNLSLQLKNQGPEESEAICQRQNQLNNRWKTFHGNLLLYKQRLEAALERHRLSSELDNIIEQIREKESLAQALEGTEGLERISWRQKMLQQEMDLIQTQVESLGGRVSRLCEENPEATGGLRHKQQEMMDSWWKVWHKARKWRELLDVGHEVQKLQTMLQDLQDWAQGLQAEMARQATPCSPVRILYMLEEHQAHKVELDVRTDSLNLVRSMGQRLLASGYPLASGIRQPLAAVEQELSGLQASWQGRQQQLQQALEQQLCLSSVEKVEHWLDSEEASLTYEEVADPLVTVEILLSKHKRREQGLKVQAEKISALEATAHSLHQGGHSEAHSVLDRCQALLLRMDALTEQARARGRQLEELQKLRKFLQDSSEVATWLREKNLVALEEGQQDPTTMQAQLQQQQNLQAELDASVHQRQELQMEGQELLQGGHPASETIRGQLEELGGLWAELQTNCQRKMARLQGASKVLHLQRMLRELKNWLEPMEAELRAPVRSQDLPRVGELLGAQEELEAAVDRQARQVQELQGQAQACFQEGHRLAKDVEEQAGQLLQRFQGLWEPLQERRASLEAQRLLLQFFRDVDEEMAWVQEKLPSATAQDYGQSLGTVRHLQEKHQNLENEISNHKALSQVVTGTGHKLVQAGHFAAEEVAARVQQLEVALNHLETEAARRGRMLQQALEAQQTLVELLEAGSWLAERGHILDSEDLGQDTEATQALLRRLETTTRDLEGFSSRIEQLQQTVALLESGQGPGSPRVLAQLQAVREAHAQLLQRAEGRGQALREQLHLYQLEQEALLLDAWLTTKLTVAESQDYGQDLEGIKVLEDMFDAFNREVQSLGQAKMQTLRELMASLERGAPRFYPQIQAQKCRVQATWERLNKAIKARTENLAAARDLRSFEQAASELQGWMQETTTLLEGEFQVHDLSPAQPLLQQQQQQRRLQREVRVIENEVSRVQTEAQRLGQHHPLAQGSLGEWLTKVQGAWANLEAKVQEWSQKLLQATQGHTFLGSCRELLVWAQEKQELLSSEKQAEDVVGAKQLLEQHEELEQEIQECCLQAQNARQEGQRLLDKGHFMSLEVAECMQELERHVQELQVAWALRGQRLEQNWSLQQLRQRLELAEAWLTSCECLLLDPSCGHSVLDVERLLYRQDGLEKLLAAHEEKFTQLQMMTEEAKGAHVMEASVELNQQPPTEGRQPGTSFWTSSHGILARGASSLFSDMRKVEVPSGIGELPYASPLVPEETECERLEDRKQTFFPRSKP; this is encoded by the exons ATGAGGACCTGGACATCAGCTGCCAAG ACTCGGGGAAATGTCCAGTTGCCATTCACCCTCAAAGAACTACAGGCTCATAGGCTAGTTGTCCCTTCAACCCTCCACCACAGCGTCTGTGACAAGGAGAGCCGGGCCCAAAACTCAGCTCTGCTGAGTTCAAGTTTGGCCATGGACTCTGAGTATGAGATAGGCCATGTCCGCAAGCTCCAGGCtcagcatacacacatgcaggagaAGACCTTCATCAACTGGATAAATAACATCTTCCGACTAGGACGG GTAGGCATCAGGATCCAGAACCTGTACACAGAGCTTGCTGACGGTGCCCACCTACTGCGGCTGTTAGAGCTTATCTCTGGGGAGGCCCTGCCAGCGCCCAGTCCAGGCCGCCTGCGTGTGCACTTCCTGGAGAACAACAGCCATGCCCTGGCCTTCCTCAGGGCCAAG GTACCCGTTCCCTTCATTGGGCCAGAGAACATTGTGGATGGAGACCAGTCACTCATCCTGGGACTCCTCTGGGTCATCATTCTGCGTTTCCAGATTTCCCACATCTCCTTGGACAGG GAGGAGTTCGGGGCCAGTGCAGCTTTGCTCTCTGCCAAGGAAGCCCTGCTGGTGTGGTGCCAGCGGCAGACAGCCAGCTACAGCAATGTGGACATCACCGACTTCTCCCGAAGCTGGAGCGACGGCCTTGCCTTTAATGCCCTGCTCCATGCTCACAG GCCGGACCTGCTGGATTATGGTTCTCTGAGTCTGGACCGCCCGCTATATAACCTGTCCTTTGCCTTCCGCGTGGCTGAGCAGCAGCTGGGCATTGCCCAGCTGCTGGACGCAGAGGACGTGGCAGCCCGGCATCCAGATGAACGCTCCATCATGACCTATGTGTCTCAGTACTACCACTATTTCTCCCGCCTGCAGCAGGGGCAGACGGCCCGGAGGAGGCTGGCTAAG GTCCTGCTGCAGCTGCAGGAGACGGAGGTGCTGCAGGCTCAGTACGAGCAGCTGGCGGCTGACCTGCTCTGCTGGATTGAAGAGAAGCAGATGCAGCTGGAGGCCCAGGACTTCCCAGACTCGCTGCCTGCCATGCGCCAGCTACTGTCAGCCTTTGCTTCCTTCCGTGCCCAGGAAAAGCCGCCTCGGCTGCAGCAGCAAGGGGCTTCAGAGACCCTGCTCTTCCAGCTGCAGACAACGCTCCGAGCCCAAAACCGAAGGCCATTCCTACCTCGAGAGGGCCTGGGCCCTGCAGAGCTGGCGCAGTGCTGGGCAGAGCTAGAGAGAGTAGAGGCCTCCAGAAGCCAGGCCATGCAGCAAAAGCTGCTACAGCTGGAGCGACTGGACACTCTGGCCCGCCGCTTTCAGTGCAAGGCATCCCACCGGGAAAGCTTTTTAAACGATGCAGAGCAGATGCTAGAACAGGCCAGAGCTTCCCTCACCGACCCGGCCACAGTGGAGGCAGCCACTCAGAGGCTGAACATGCTGGAGGCTGGCCTCCTGCCCCAAGAAGGGCGCTTCCAGGCCTTGGGAGAGATGGCAGACATCCTCCAACAGGAAGAGTATCACAGCTGGGCAGATGTGGCCTGCAG GCAGAAGGAAATTACTGGGCGCTGGCGGAGACTCCTGCAGTGTCTACAGGAGGAGAGGAAGTGCCTGGCGGGCACGCAAGCTGTGCTGAGTCTGCTGCAGGAGGTGGAGGCTGCCACTGACCAGCTTGGGGAGCTGCAG GGGTTGGCGGGCTCCACGGCCTGTGAGCCACAGCTGGCAGAAGTAGTGTTGCTGCTGCAGAGCCATGACCTGCTGGAGGCCCAGGTGTCAGCCCACAGGACCCATGTGAATCGTCTTGTCCACCAGACGGCACAGCTGGACTCCTCCCAGGGCACCAGTGTGCAGACATTGCAGACTAAAGCCCTAGCACTAGATGAGCTCCACCACAGCCTGGTGTCTCTTGTCAGAACCCG ACGAACCCTGCTGGAGCAGACCCTCCAGCGGGCACAGTTCCTGCACAGCTGTGAAGAGGAGGAGGCCTGGTTGCAAGAGCACAGACAGCTAGTGGAGAAGGCAGCCCCGGGCCGGGACCTCACTCAGATCGCTAATGCTCTGCAGAAACACAAG GCTCTGGAAACAGAACTGCATCGCCACCAGGCTGTGTGTATAGATCTCATGCAGAGGGGACGCAACCTCAGTGTCAAAGAGCCCCTGACACAGCCAGATCCTCTGGAAAGGGCAGAAGCAGTGCAGGGAATATGGCAACTGCTCTGGACTGGAGCCGCAAGGCGGCGCACCCGGCTGCAAACAGCACTGCTAGTTGGGCAG TACTTTTCTGACTTGGCCGAGGCGGCTTCCTGGCTTCTCCAGCGGCAGAAACAATTGGAAAGCGCGTCCTACGGGAAGGACCAGTCAGACTCCGAGGCCCTGCTGCAGCAACACCTGCGTCTGGAGCAAGGCTTGTGTGCCTTCGCGGTGGATCTGCGCGAACTGGAGGATCAGGCGCGGGCTGCTGCAGCCCTGGTGTCGCAAATGGTGCACACGGGGACACGGGAAGGACCCAGACACGTGCCTCCTACACCAAAT GTGCTATCTGCCCTGGGCCTTCCAGGAGAAGACCCCAGGACAGCTCCCCAGGCCGAGTATGACTTCCACTTCGACTCCAACGCCATTCTCCAGGCACAGGCTGACTTGAGGCAGAACTATGAGAACCTTAGGGCCCTGGCCAAG CTTCACAGGGCCCGACTTGAGGAGACGGTCACCCTGTTTAGCTTCTATAGCTCCTGTAGGGAGCTCCAGTCCTGGCTGGAGGCTCAGACAGCCCTGTTCCAAACATTGCAACCTCAGGGTGACAACTTAGAGGTCACACAGCTCAAATATGAG AATGTTCTCATGACCTTGGCCACTGGAAAAGGCCACTGGGAGGAGGCCATCAGCACTGCTGAACAGCTGAAGCAGAGATGTCCAGGACACATCTCGAAAATCCAACaacaacaggaggaactgaagCACAG GTGGCAACAGCTGGAGGCCCTGAAGGAGGAGAAACTCCTGCAGCTGACACGTGCCATGGAGGTGTGCAGTCTTTTACAGGAGTCTGAACCCACACGAGCCCAACTGCTAAGTGTGATAAGCAGGCTGGAGGCTCTGGGGACGAGAAGCTCTGGGGACAGCCACCGTACCCTGCAGCAGACCCAGCAGAAGGTCCTGGTACTGGAGAAGAAGATCTCCTACTGCCAAAAAGCAACCATAGA GTTGATGGAGTCAGGCCCCGCAGAGGGCCGGCTGCTTTGGGAGCAGGTCCTGATGCTTCAGTCACTGCTGAAACAAGCACAAGGGCAGGTGGCCCAGCAGGTCCAGGTCCAGACTAAGGATCGGGTTCAGCGAGGCATCCTCCAAGAGAGCCAGAAGCTGCTGCTGTGGGCAGAGGGCATCCAGGCTCAACTGTGCAGCAAAGAGCAACTGGAGGACGTGGCCTCAGCCCAGCAGCTGCTGAGGAAGCATGGAGCCCTACGGGAGGAGACCTGCCTATGGAAAGAGAG gttgcagcagctggaggctcagggTCAGCTGGTGGCAGTCTCAGGCTCTCCACAGTTCCAAGAGGTGGCCAGTGCGCTAAGGCTCCTGGGCCAGCACAGCCAGCAGCTGAAGGCTCTATGGGAGCAGAGACAGCAGAAGCTTTGGGCGGGGCTGGAGCTGCAGAGGTTTGGCCAAGAAGTGGATAGTTTCACTGCTACCTGTGCCAGCCATGAGGCCTCTCTGCAGCTGGACAATCTTGGG GAGGACATAAGGGAGGCCCAGAGCCTGCTGCAGCAGCACCAGGGTTTGGGGTGGCTCCACAGCTCCCTGGGATCACGGGCAGAGACCCTGTGGGCACGTGGTGAGAAGCTGCTTCTGAACCATCCCACTGCTGTGCACAG gatcagagagctgctgcacAGTGCCCAGGCACAGTGGGCCAGGGTCCAAGAGAGGAGTGACCAGAGAAGGGGACAGCTGCTGGCTTCCCTCCAATTGCAG GAATGGAAGCAGGCTGCAGAAGGCCTAATGCTGTGGATGGAGGAGAAGTGGCCCAGGGTGGCTGATGAAGGCCCCCAAACAGGCAGCAACATTCTGCAGTGGCACAAAATAACCAAGAGCGAACTATTGGCCTCCCATAAGTACATGGAGGACCTACAGCAG ACTGGGAAAGAACTGTTGCATAGCAACCCATATGCACAGGAGGACATACAGGACAGACTTCAAAGCCTTAATCACAAGTGGGAAGAGTTGAGCCACAAGACAGCAGAGCAAGGGGACAGGCTGCCACAGACCAGACAGCAGGGCCAGCTCCTAGAACTACTACAG GATGTCAGGGGGATGATGGAGCATCTGGAGGGAGCCCTACAGAGTACAGAAACCGGGCAGGACCTGTGCTCCAGCCGGAGGCTGCAGACACAGCATCGCCAACTAGAGGGCAAGAGCCAGGCGCTGGCCAGCAAGATGGCCGCCCTCATCTCTCAGACCCACAATGTGTTCACTTCTTGGACCATCCTGGAGGAGAGCCAGAAGTGTCAGCAGAG GTTCAAGTCCCTGCAGAGCAAGCTGGCCACCcggcagcagcagctgcaggccTCAGTTGAGCTGCATAAATTTAACCTCCTTAGCAATCTGGAGCTCACATGGGTGGCTGAGCATATGCCCAGTACCAGTCCGATCTACCCTGCCCAGTGCTGGCATGACGCTCAGAGCCTTCAACGGAAGCACAAG GTGCTACAGGCTGAGGTGAAAGGTCACGTAGGGCACATGCACAGGGTGCTAAGTACCGGCCAGAGTCTCGCAGCCTCTGGGCACCCTCAGGCTCAGCATATCCTGGAGCAGTGCCAGAAGCTAGAAGGCCACTGGGCAGAACTGGAGCAGGCATGTGAGGGACGTGCCCATTGCCTGCAGCAGGCTGTCATTTTCCAGCGG TACCTTCTGAATGTGTCAGAGATGGAGACCTGGGTGGAGGAAAAGCTGCCTCTGGTGAGCAGTCGGGACTACGGCAGCAATGAGGAAGCCACCTTTGGGCTCATTAGGAAACACCAG ATGCTGCGGCAGGAGATAGCTCTTTGCTGGGGCTCCATGGAGGATCTCGAGCAGAGGTTCCAGACCCTTGCTGGATTTGAGGCCTCTGAGCGGCTGGTTGTGGTACGGGAGAAGTTGCAGGCACTACAGAAGCTGGCAGATGATCG GGGGCAGGAGCTGGAGGGGACCCTGAGACTACATGAATTCATGAGAGAAGCTGAGGACTTGCAGAGCTGGCTGGACAGCAGGAAGCAGGTGGTCAGAGGAGAGCACGGCTTTGGAGAGGACCATGAGCATGTGCTG CAACTCTGCACTGAGTTTACAAAGTTTCAGCACCAGGTTGAAACTGGTGCCCAGCGAGTGGAAACCTGCCGACAGCTGGCAGAGAGCCTACTAGAGCTTGGGCACAGCGCTGCCCACAAGTCTCACCAGAGGCAGCAGGATCTACA GGCTGCCTGGTGTGAACTGTGGCAGTTGACCCAGGCCCAAGGCCTCCTGCTCAGTGATGCCGAAACCACCCTTAGAGTCCACAGAGATCTTCTAGAAATCCTTTCCCAGATTCAG GAGAAAGCCACGAACCTCCCTAATGATGTGGCCCAGGACCTACATGGGGTAGAGAAGCAGCTCCAGAGACATGAGGGGCTGGAACGCGagctggcaggcatggagcagCAG CTGCAGGAGCTGCTGAAGGCTGGAGGCAATGTACAGAAGTTGTGTCCTCAGGCCCTCGCCACTGTGCAGCAGAAGCAACAAGCTGTGACCCAAGCCTGGGAGGCCCTCCAGCTGCGCATGGAGCAGCGCAAGGCCCAGTTGGAGCAAGCATATCTCCTGGTCCGATTCCACACAGCG GTGAGGGACTACACCTCCTGGGTGGCCAGCGTGCATCTGGAGCTGCAGATGGAGGACGACTCCTGGGAACCCAGCAGCATTTTGCTCAGGCTCAGAGCCCACCAATGGCTGTGGGCAGAACTGAAAGCCAGGGAAGAGCTGCAGGAGCAGGGCACTAAGATGGGCCAGCAGGCGCTGCTGGTGGCAAGGACACCCACTAAG GTCCAGGATGGGCTTCAAACCCTACAGGAGAAACGTGACCAGGTGTTCCAGGCCTGGGCACTCAAACAGGAGAGGTTGCAGGCCACACTTCAAGAACAGCGCCTCCTCAGACAGGGTGACCACCTGGTGAAGCTCCTCACAGCCCAGGAG GCATTCCTCAAAGCCAGCGGCCTGGGGAGCTCAGTGGAAGAAGTGGAACAGTTGATCCGAAAGCTCGTCATCTTCCAGAAAGTGCTGGCTCTCCAGGACAAGAAG GAGTCAGCGCTGTGTGAGCAGTTGAAAATGATTCCAAGCCCAAAGGGGCAGAACCTGGTTTACCACGTGCAGGAACGCCGGGCTCAAGTGAAGGAACTGGCAGAGAGCCGGGGACAGGCCCTGCGCACCTCCTTGATGATAGGCAACTTTACCAGGACGGCAACCCAG GTTGAGGACTGGATCCAGGAGCGGCTCCAGCAACTGAGAGCCTGCAGCCCTCTTGGGAACCTAAAAGATTATCTGAAACACCTGAGGAAACACCAGGCCTTCAGGGCTGAGGTCCAGGCTCATGAGCAGATCGTGACCTCTGTTGCCAAG CAAGGTGAAGGGCTCCTCAGTCAGAGCCACCCTCAGGCTAGAGAGGTCTCCCAGAGGCTGGAGGCCCTGTGGGACCTctgggagaagctgaggcaggcagtGACCCTGCAGGGCCAGGCCCTGGAGGACAGATGCAACTTTCTGGAGTTCCTGCAGAGCGCCGACCTTGCAGAGACCTGGATCCAGGAGAAG GAGAGGATGGTGGACGGCTGTGACGTTGGCCTGAACCTTGAGCACTGTCTGCAGCTGTGCAGGCAGGTCTGCAAGTTACAG GTCACAGTGGATGACACCCGCATCAGGAGAATCAAAAACTTGTCACTGCAGCTCAAGAACCAGGGCCCCGAGGAATCTGAGGCCATCTGCCAGCGACAAAACCAGCTCAACAATAG GTGGAAGACTTTCCATGGCAACCTGCTCCTGTATAAGCAGCGGCTTGAAGCagccctggagagacacagattgtCCAGTGAACTGGACAACATCATTGAGCAGATCAGGGAGAAG GAATCGCTGGCCCAGGCCCTGGAGGGCACTGAAGGTTTGGAGCGTAtatcatggagacagaaaatgcTGCAGCAGGAGATGGACCTCATCCAGACTCAGGTGGAG TCTCTTGGAGGTAGGGTCAGCCGGCTCTGCGAGGAAAATCCTGAGGCTACAGGCGGCCTCAGACATAAGCAGCAGGAAATGATGGACAGCTGGTGGAAGGTCTGGCACAAGGCCCGGAAGTG GAGGGAGTTGCTGGATGTGGGCCATGAAGTTCAGAAGCTCCAGACCATGCTGCAGGATCTGCAGGACTGGGCCCAGGGACTACAGGCTGAGATGGCCAGGCAGGCCACGCCCTGCAGCCCTGTGAGAATCCTGTACATGTTGGaagagcaccaggcacacaag GTTGAGCTGGACGTCCGAACAGACAGCCTTAATCTGGTCCGAAGCATGGGGCAGCGGCTGCTTGCATCTGGATACCCGCTGGCCTCCGGCATTCGCCAGCCCCTGGCTGCTGTAGAGCAGGAGTTGAGTGGCTTGCAGGCATCATGGCAGGGGCGGCAGCAGCAGCTACAGCAGGCCCTGGAGCAGCAG CTGTGTCTGAGCTCTGTGGAAAAGGTAGAACACTGGCTTGACAGTGAAGAGGCCTCCCTGACTTATGAGGAAGTGGCG GACCCTTTGGTCACTGTGGAGATCCTTCTGTCAAAGCACAAGAGACGTGAGCAGGGCCTGAAGGTACAGGCTGAAAAGATCAGTGCACTGGAGGCCACGGCCCATAGCCTGCACCAGGGTGGACACTCTGAGGCCCACAgtgtcctggacagatgtcaggCCCTACTCCTGAG GATGGATGCACTCACAGAGCAAGCGAGGGCCCGGGGACGCCAGCTGGAGGAGCTACAGAAGCTTCGGAAATTTTTGCAGGATTCCAGCGAG GTAGCTACATGGCTGAGGGAGAAGAACCTGGTGGCTCTGGAAGAGGGTCAGCAGGACCCAACCACGATGCAAGCACagttgcagcagcagcagaattTGCAGGCTGAGCTGGATGCCAGTGTTCACCAGCGGCAGGAGCTCCAGATG GAGGGGCAAGAGCTGCTACAAGGGGGGCACCCGGCCTCAGAGACCATCCGGGGGCAACTGGAAGAATTAGGAGGCCTCTGGGCTGAGCTGCAGACCAACTGCCAGAGGAAGATGGCCAGACTACAGGGGGCCTCCAAG GTCCTGCATCTGCAGAGGATGCTGAGGGAACTGAAGAACTGGCTGGAGCCCATGGAAGCAGAGCTGAGAGCCCCTGTCAGAAGCCAGGACCTGCCTAGAGTGGGCGAGCTCCTGGGTGCCCAGGAGGAGCTAGAAGCAGCTGTGGATAGGCAGGCCAGGCAAGTGCAGGAGCTGCAGGGCCAGGCCCAAGCCTGCTTTCAGGAAGGCCACCGCCTCGCCAAAGATGTGGAAGAGCAAGCCGGGCAGCTGCTTCAGAG GTTTCAGGGCCTTTGGGAGCCCCTACAAGAGCGCAGGGCATCCCTGGAGGCCCAAAGGCTCCTCTTACAGTTCTTTAGGGATGTTGATGAGGAAATGGCTTGGGTTCAGGAGAAGTTGCCCTCTGCCACAGCCCAAGACTACGGTCAGAGCCTGGGCACTGTGCGCCACCTGCAGGAGAAACACCAG AATTTAGAGAATGAGATCAGTAACCACAAGGCTCTGAGCCAGGTGGTGACAGGTACAGGACACAAGCTTGTACAGGCGGGACACTTTGCCGCTGAAGAGGTGGCCGCCCGGGTGCAGCAGCTGGAGGTGGCTCTAAACCacctagagacagaggcagcacGGAGGGGGAGGATGCTGCAGCAGGCCCTGGAGGCCCAGCAGACTCTGGTGGAG CTCCTGGAAGCTGGATCCTGGCTAGCTGAACGGGGCCACATTCTGGACAGCGAGGACCTGGGCCAGGATACTGAGGCCACACAGGCTCTTTTGCGGCGCCTGGAGACCACCACAAGAGACTTGGAGGGGTTCAGCAGTCGCATTGAGCAGCTACAACAAACAGTAGCCCTTCTGGAGAGTGGGCAGGGCCCAGGCAG TCCTAGGGTGCTGGCCCAGTTGCAGGCTGTGAGAGAGGCCCATGCACAGCTCTtgcagagagcagaaggcagGGGGCAAGCACTGCGTGAGCAGCTACACCTATACCAGCTAGAGCAAGAGGCCTTGCTCCTGGATGCCTGGCTGACCACCAAGCTGACTGTCGCTGAGTCCCAGGACTATGGACAGGATCTAGAAGGCATCAAG GTACTGGAAGACATGTTTGATGCTTTCAACAGAGAAGTCCAGAGCCTGGGCCAGGCCAAGATGCAGACCCTGAGGGAGCTGATGGCTTCCCTAGAAAGAGGGGCACCCAGGTTCTATCCCCAGATTCAAGCTCAGAAGTGTCGCGTCCAGGCCACTTGGGAGAGGCTGAACAAGGCAATCAAAGCCCGTACAGAG AACCTGGCAGCAGCCCGTGATCTCCGGAGCTTTGAGCAGGCCGCCTCAGAGCTCCAGGGTTGGATGCAGGAGACTACCACCCTGCTGGAAGGAGAGTTCCAAGTCCATGACCTGTCGCCTGCACAGCCcctgctgcagcagcagcagcagcaaaggcgTCTTCAG AGAGAAGTGAGGGTTATTGAAAACGAGGTGTCGAGAGTACAGACGGAGGCCCAAAGGCTCGGCCAGCACCACCCTTTGGCTCAGGGGAGCCTTGGTGAGTGGCTCACCAAGGTGCAGGGCGCCTGGGCCAACCTGGAGGCCAAAGTCCAGGAATGGAGCCAGAAACTGCTGCAGGCTACCCAGGGCCACACCTTTCTTGGGAGCTGCCGGGAATTGCT AGTGTGGgctcaggagaagcaggagctgctttcctcagagaagcaggCTGAGGATGTGGTGGGGGCCAAGCAGCTCCTTGAGCAGCATGAGGAGCTGGAGCAAGAAATCCAGGAATGCTGCCTTCAAGCCCAGAACGCACGGCAGGAAGGGCAGCGACTGCTGGACAAAGGCCATTTCATGTCCCTGGAG GTGGCAGAGTGTATGCAGGAGCTGGAAAGACACGTGCAGGAGCTTCAGGTAGCCTGGGCCCTGCGTGGACAACGCTTGGAGCAGAACTGGAGCCTGCAACAGCTGCGGCAGAGGCTGGAgctggctgaggcctggctgacCTCCTGTGAGTGCCTGCTGCTGGACCCCAGCTGTGGG cactcgGTGTTGGATGTGGAACGTCTGCTCTACAGACAAGATGGCTTGGAAAAGCTGCTGGCAGCCCACGAGGAAAAATTCACCCAGCTTCAGATGATGACAGAG GAGGCAAAGGGTGCTCATGTCATGGAGGCGTCTGTGGAACTTAACCAGCAGCCTCCCACAGAAGGGAGGCAG CCCGGTACCAGCTTTTGGACCAGCAGCCATGGGATCTTGGCAAGGGGAGCCTCGAGCCTATTCTCAGATATGAGGAAAGTGGAAGTGCCAAGTGGCATTGGG GAGCTGCCTTATGCATCCCCCCTTGTACCTGAGGAAACTGAATGTGAGAGACTGGAGGACAGAAAGCAGACTTTCTTCCCAAG